A DNA window from Veillonellaceae bacterium contains the following coding sequences:
- a CDS encoding sigma-70 family RNA polymerase sigma factor translates to MLFKQYLTELNKIKLLSPAEEEELWLGFKAKGDLDSRRRIIESYQPLVFKAAMSWKTDEPTLMDIIQEGTVGLIEAVENYDHTRGVAFSLYAFHRIRGRMLNFMQQEGKADLAYIDSPLDNEHSVTLADCLIDTKAEVARQAEQNVLVEKLKDALGRLPAKEQMVLNGVYLEDREPKQLAETLDLSISHIYRLQKQGIRRIRGMMSKFMQHW, encoded by the coding sequence ATGCTTTTCAAGCAGTATCTTACTGAATTAAATAAAATCAAGCTGCTTTCACCGGCAGAGGAAGAGGAGCTTTGGCTTGGGTTTAAAGCCAAGGGAGATCTGGACAGCCGGCGGCGGATTATCGAGAGCTATCAGCCGCTTGTCTTCAAGGCGGCTATGAGCTGGAAGACGGATGAGCCCACGCTGATGGACATCATTCAGGAAGGTACTGTCGGTCTCATTGAGGCTGTTGAAAATTATGACCATACCCGCGGCGTGGCGTTCAGCCTGTATGCTTTTCACCGGATTCGCGGACGTATGCTCAACTTTATGCAGCAGGAAGGCAAGGCTGATTTAGCTTATATTGACAGCCCGCTGGATAACGAGCATTCAGTAACCCTGGCCGACTGTCTGATTGACACTAAGGCTGAAGTTGCTCGCCAGGCAGAACAGAATGTGCTGGTCGAAAAGCTAAAAGACGCTCTTGGGCGGCTGCCGGCTAAGGAGCAAATGGTGCTTAACGGTGTTTATCTTGAAGACCGCGAGCCTAAGCAACTTGCTGAGACGCTTGATTTAAGCATATCCCATATTTACCGTCTGCAGAAACAAGGCATCCGCCGCATTCGCGGTATGATGTCCAAGTTTATGCAGCACTGGTAA